From Segatella copri, the proteins below share one genomic window:
- a CDS encoding vWA domain-containing protein: MEFASKGYFLLLLLLIPYILWYFLYRKKNAPTMRMSDTKKYQYAPKSLRVRLIHLPMVLRCICFVLIVCAMARPQTHTAWDNKTVEGIDIMLAMDVSTSMLAEDLRPNRMEAAKDVATEFISGRPNDNIGLTIFAGEAFTQCPMTTDHASLLRLLQATRTDIAARGLIDDGTAVGMGLANAVSRLKDSKSKSKVVILLTDGSNNMGEISPMTAAEIAKSYGIRVYTIGVGTNKVAPYPMPVAGGVQYVNIPVEIDTKTLSDIAQTTDGNFYRATNNNELKKIYRDIDKLEKTKFNVKHFAKRYEAYQPFALAALLVLLVEILLRITWFRRIP; this comes from the coding sequence ATGGAATTTGCAAGTAAAGGCTATTTTCTGTTGCTCCTGTTGCTGATACCTTATATATTATGGTATTTCCTCTACAGGAAGAAGAATGCGCCAACCATGCGCATGAGCGACACGAAAAAGTATCAATATGCTCCGAAGAGCCTGCGTGTGCGTCTCATCCATCTGCCAATGGTGCTGAGATGCATCTGTTTCGTGCTCATCGTCTGTGCGATGGCTCGTCCGCAGACGCATACAGCTTGGGACAACAAGACGGTAGAAGGCATTGACATTATGTTGGCAATGGACGTTTCCACCTCTATGCTTGCCGAAGATTTGAGACCGAACCGAATGGAAGCGGCTAAGGATGTGGCAACAGAATTCATCTCGGGAAGACCGAACGACAACATCGGTCTGACTATCTTTGCAGGTGAAGCCTTCACCCAGTGTCCGATGACAACCGATCATGCCAGTCTGTTGCGCCTCTTGCAGGCAACCCGTACGGATATTGCCGCCCGGGGACTGATTGACGATGGTACTGCAGTGGGAATGGGACTCGCCAATGCCGTGAGCCGCCTGAAGGATTCTAAGTCAAAATCGAAGGTTGTGATTCTTCTTACCGACGGCAGTAACAACATGGGCGAAATCTCGCCAATGACCGCAGCCGAGATTGCCAAAAGCTACGGAATCCGCGTTTACACCATCGGTGTAGGAACCAACAAGGTGGCTCCTTATCCAATGCCTGTGGCAGGAGGAGTACAGTACGTCAACATTCCGGTAGAGATAGATACGAAGACGCTGAGCGACATTGCGCAGACAACCGATGGTAATTTCTATCGCGCTACGAATAATAATGAGCTGAAGAAGATTTACAGAGACATTGATAAACTGGAGAAAACCAAGTTTAATGTCAAGCACTTTGCTAAGCGCTATGAAGCTTATCAGCCATTCGCCCTGGCAGCTCTCCTGGTATTGCTGGTAGAAATCCTGCTCCGCATCACCTGGTTCAGAAGAATTCCGTAA
- a CDS encoding tetratricopeptide repeat protein gives MRYLRYILVFALMVLGLAKVGAQNDRNFIRQGNRAYHKQKWAAAETQYRKAISKNQKNAQAVYNLGCALMMQQKDSMAMIQFENASKLETNKMRRARSYHNMGVVMQQHQQYAQAIGCYENALRCNPQDNATRYNLALCKKLLKNQKQNKQNDKNKNNKNKNKNKDKQNKDQNKDQNKDKNKNDKNKNNQNKNNQQNQNNQDKMSKDNAEQLLNAAIQQEKDTKRKMQKAMSQPRRKQYEKNW, from the coding sequence ATGAGATATTTAAGATATATATTGGTTTTTGCCCTGATGGTGCTGGGCTTGGCGAAGGTGGGAGCGCAGAACGACCGCAACTTCATCCGCCAGGGAAACCGCGCCTATCATAAACAGAAGTGGGCTGCAGCCGAAACGCAATATCGCAAGGCTATCTCCAAGAACCAGAAGAATGCGCAGGCTGTCTATAATCTGGGTTGCGCCCTGATGATGCAGCAGAAGGATTCGATGGCAATGATACAGTTTGAGAATGCTTCGAAACTGGAAACGAACAAGATGCGACGCGCCAGAAGTTACCACAACATGGGTGTGGTCATGCAGCAGCATCAGCAATATGCGCAGGCCATAGGATGTTATGAGAACGCCCTGCGCTGCAATCCGCAGGACAATGCAACCCGATATAATCTTGCCCTCTGCAAGAAACTGCTTAAAAACCAGAAGCAGAACAAGCAGAACGATAAGAATAAGAACAATAAGAATAAAAACAAGAACAAAGACAAGCAGAATAAGGATCAGAACAAAGATCAGAATAAAGACAAGAACAAGAACGACAAAAATAAGAACAACCAGAATAAGAACAATCAGCAGAATCAGAACAATCAGGACAAGATGAGCAAAGATAATGCTGAACAACTCTTGAACGCTGCCATCCAGCAGGAGAAGGATACGAAGCGCAAGATGCAGAAAGCGATGAGCCAGCCTCGCCGCAAGCAATATGAGAAAAACTGGTAA
- a CDS encoding vWA domain-containing protein, with protein sequence MLRFEDPIFLWLLWIIPVLILIRLIGWRRRKAKLKKLGDPELLKQLMPNISKYRPTVKFVLMLAALALLIVMVARPQMGSKISHDKRHGIETIICLDISNSMLCQDVVPSRLDKSKMLIENLVDNFNNDKIGLIVFAGDAFVQLPITTDYVSAKMFLQNITPGLIQTQGTNIGAAIDLASKSFTQQENVGRAIIVITDGENHEPGAQEAAAAANKKGINVFILGIGNTKGAPIPMGDGSYLKDNAGNTVMTALNEQMCKELAQAGKGQYIHVDNTSDAERALNDDIAKLQKGDVTSVVYSAYDEQFQAVGILVILLLIIEICLLEVKNPLLRNIKFFKKDIKKPF encoded by the coding sequence ATGTTAAGATTTGAAGATCCTATATTTCTCTGGCTGTTGTGGATTATACCAGTACTGATTCTGATCAGACTGATAGGATGGAGAAGAAGAAAGGCTAAACTGAAGAAGCTCGGCGATCCGGAACTTCTGAAACAGCTCATGCCCAACATCTCCAAATATCGCCCTACAGTTAAGTTTGTGCTGATGCTCGCAGCCTTGGCGCTTCTCATCGTGATGGTAGCTCGCCCGCAGATGGGCAGCAAGATTTCTCACGATAAGCGACATGGTATTGAAACCATCATCTGCCTCGATATTTCAAATTCCATGCTCTGTCAGGACGTGGTTCCATCCCGTTTGGACAAGAGTAAGATGCTTATCGAAAATCTGGTCGACAACTTTAACAACGACAAAATCGGACTCATCGTCTTTGCAGGCGATGCTTTCGTGCAGTTGCCAATCACCACCGATTATGTTTCGGCAAAAATGTTTCTCCAGAACATAACCCCTGGTCTTATCCAGACCCAGGGAACCAATATCGGAGCAGCCATCGATTTGGCTTCCAAGAGTTTCACCCAGCAGGAGAATGTAGGCAGAGCCATCATCGTAATTACTGATGGCGAAAACCATGAGCCTGGCGCACAGGAGGCTGCAGCTGCTGCCAACAAGAAAGGAATCAATGTCTTTATCCTGGGCATAGGTAACACCAAGGGAGCGCCAATCCCTATGGGCGACGGCTCTTATCTGAAGGACAATGCGGGCAACACCGTAATGACCGCTCTGAATGAGCAGATGTGCAAGGAGCTTGCCCAGGCAGGCAAGGGTCAGTACATTCATGTAGATAATACCAGCGATGCGGAAAGAGCATTGAATGATGATATTGCCAAATTGCAGAAAGGCGATGTAACGAGTGTGGTTTACAGCGCTTATGATGAACAGTTCCAGGCTGTAGGTATTCTTGTCATCCTGTTGCTTATCATCGAAATCTGTCTGCTGGAGGTAAAGAATCCTCTGCTCAGAAACATCAAGTTTTTTAAGAAAGACATCAAGAAGCCTTTCTGA
- a CDS encoding BatD family protein, translating into MFKVKNIILSLALLGCSGLAQAQQVEQRIDSLQILIGQQTVLHLKASVKQGDKVELPSFKPQQQITPGVEVVEQSKGDTSHIGDDRMVVSRDYTLTSFDEKVYAIPALNVKVNGKNCHGNQLALKVLTVPVDTVHPNQFYPPKDVQDNPFSWSEWSAQFWLSLLLLILCGLWLYLRNRLKNNKPIITHIRIVKRVPAHEKALNQINVIKQQHVENQETQKAYYTQLTNTLREYIVSRFGFNAMEMTSMEIIERLREAGDQKMIDELKELFQTADLVKFAKYETLVNENDANLVNAINFIDQTKTDEKPTEEKVVPQLTNEEQKTQSQRRLIKSLLWIGAIVGLALLGYIIYQSAMLLM; encoded by the coding sequence ATGTTTAAAGTAAAGAATATCATATTGTCGCTCGCTCTCCTGGGGTGCTCAGGCTTAGCTCAAGCCCAGCAGGTAGAGCAACGCATCGACTCGCTGCAGATACTGATAGGACAGCAGACTGTGCTGCATCTGAAGGCTTCGGTAAAGCAGGGCGATAAGGTGGAACTGCCATCTTTCAAGCCGCAGCAGCAAATTACGCCGGGAGTGGAAGTGGTAGAGCAGAGTAAAGGCGACACTTCGCACATAGGCGACGACCGCATGGTGGTGAGCCGCGACTATACGCTGACATCGTTTGATGAAAAGGTGTATGCGATTCCTGCGCTCAATGTGAAGGTAAACGGCAAGAACTGTCATGGCAACCAGCTTGCGCTGAAGGTGCTCACCGTGCCCGTAGATACGGTTCATCCCAACCAGTTCTATCCGCCTAAGGATGTTCAGGATAATCCTTTCTCCTGGAGCGAATGGAGCGCGCAGTTCTGGTTGAGCCTATTGCTGTTAATTCTCTGTGGCTTATGGCTTTATCTGCGCAACAGACTGAAGAACAATAAGCCGATTATCACCCATATCCGCATTGTAAAACGTGTTCCGGCTCATGAAAAGGCGCTGAATCAAATCAACGTCATCAAGCAGCAGCACGTTGAGAATCAGGAAACACAGAAGGCTTACTACACCCAGCTTACCAATACGCTGAGAGAATATATCGTGAGCCGTTTCGGATTCAATGCGATGGAAATGACCAGTATGGAAATCATCGAACGTTTGCGCGAAGCAGGTGACCAGAAGATGATTGATGAACTGAAGGAACTCTTCCAGACTGCCGATCTCGTGAAGTTTGCCAAATATGAAACCCTGGTGAATGAGAACGACGCAAACCTGGTGAATGCCATCAACTTCATCGACCAGACCAAAACAGATGAGAAACCTACTGAAGAAAAGGTGGTTCCACAACTGACCAATGAAGAGCAGAAGACGCAATCTCAGCGCCGCCTCATCAAGTCGCTCCTTTGGATAGGAGCCATCGTAGGTTTGGCTCTGTTGGGTTACATCATTTATCAGTCAGCCATGCTGCTGATGTAA